In Hyperolius riggenbachi isolate aHypRig1 chromosome 10, aHypRig1.pri, whole genome shotgun sequence, a genomic segment contains:
- the LOC137535578 gene encoding oocyte zinc finger protein XlCOF22-like isoform X2, with protein sequence MQDGRHVTKRLLHLMMKTFYLLTGESFPPVKSDDDVTITVPPSHSLTSEGLDKQKILEATRKMIELLTGEVPVRYQDVTIYFSMEEWQYMEEHQDLYKDAMMEDHQNFTNVKMEHQNFGLDEAVLRVTLEIISLLTGQSFPPVMSGDHVTIPHFLISEGHKQKILEVTRKMMELLTGEVPIRCQDVTVYFSMEEWQYIEGHQDLYKDAMMVDYKTLTTPARCPGISNLPEYRIAPSTNHVTENYVIMPDSPGRSSSIPPASPYPRNPGESHAAAQKDKKFPCRECGKCFINRYKLDVHKRIHTGKKPYPCQECGKCFLLKGQLTAHQKSHSGLKPYSCSECGKQFARQSCLSLHERTHTGEKPYPCLECGKCFSVQSALQVHKRTHTGEKPYLCSECGKQFALKPHLLLHQRTHTGERPYSCTECGKSFQSPSAFQAHRRTHTGEKPYVCSECGKQFGTKPHLTAHQRTHTGERPYPCAECGKSFRGQSAFQAHERTHTGDKPFLCSECGKRFTTKPHLLSHQRTHTGEKPYSCPECGKQFAQLSTLTSHRQTHTGVKQFFCTECGKSFKSKAGFSRHRHVTQMWPVPFFC encoded by the exons atgcaggaCGGGCGTCACGTTACCAAAAGGTTGTTACACCTCATGATGAAGACCTTCTACTTactgaccggagag AGTTTTCCTCCAGTGAAATCTGATGATGATGTGACCATCACAGTGCCCCCATCTCACTCCCTGACATCTGAGGGACTTGacaagcagaagattctggaaGCCACCAGGAAGATGATTGAgctactgacaggagag GTTCCTGTTAGGTATCAGGATGTCACCATCTATTTTTCCATGGAAGAGTGGCAATATATGGAAGaacaccaggacctctacaaggacgccaTGATGGAGGATCACCAGAACTTCACTAATGTCAAGATGGAACACCAGAACTTTGGCTTGGATGAGGCCGTTTTGAGAGTCACGCTGGAGATCATCAGCTTGCTTACCGGGCAg AGTTTTCCTCCAGTGAtgtctggtgatcatgtgaccatcccTCACTTCCTGATATCTGAGGGACacaagcagaagattctggaagtcaccaggaagatgatggagctgctgacaggagag GTTCCAataaggtgtcaggatgtcaccgtctatttctccatggaggagtggcagtatatagaaggacaccaggacctctacaaggacgccaTGATGGTGGACTACAAGACCCTCACtacaccgg CGCGCTGTCCTGGCATCAGCAATCTCCCGGAGTATCGCATCGCCCCATCGACAAACCATGTGACTGAGAATTATGTCATCATGCCAGACAGTCCAGGGAGAAGCTCCAGtattcctcccgcctccccctatCCTCGCAACCCCGGGGAGTCTCATGCTGCAGCTCAAAAAGACAAGAAGTTTCCCTGtcgtgagtgtgggaaatgctttataAACAGATACAAACTTGATGTGCATAAGAGAATTCACACAGGGAAGAAGCCGTATCCATGCcaggagtgtgggaaatgcttcctGTTGAAAGGTCAGCTTACTGCACATCAGAAATCTCACTCTGGCCTCAAGCCCTActcgtgttcagagtgtgggaaacagtTTGCTCGCCAATCATGCCTTAGCTTGCATGAGAGAACTCAtacaggtgagaagccctatcccTGCTTAGAGTGCGGGAAATGCTTTAGTGTTCAGTCTGCCCTTCAAGTGCATAAAAGGACACACACAGGGGAAAAGCCATATttgtgttctgagtgtgggaaacaatTTGCTTTAAAACCACATCTCCTCTTGCACCAGAGAACGCACACAGGGGAAAGGCCGTAttcctgtactgagtgtgggaaatcatttCAATCTCCGTCTGCTTTTCAAGCACACAGGAGgactcacactggggagaagccatatgtatgttcagagtgtgggaaacagtTTGGTACTAAGCCACATCTAACTGCTCATCAGAGAACGCACACTGGGGAAAGGCCATAcccctgtgctgagtgtgggaaaagctttCGCGGTCAGTCTGCTTTCCAGGCACATGAAAGGACTCACACAGGAGACAAGCCGTTCctgtgttctgagtgtgggaaacggtTTACTACAAAGCCACATCTCCTCTCACATCAGAGAACGCACACGGGGGAGAAGCCATACtcctgtcctgagtgtgggaaacagtTTGCTCAACTATCCACTCTTACCTCACACAGGCAGACTCACACTGGGGTAAAGCAGTTCTTttgtacagagtgtgggaaatcttttaaATCAAAAGCTGGGTTTTCCAGGCATCGGCATGTCACACAAATGTGGCCTGTGCCATTCTTTTGCTGA
- the LOC137535578 gene encoding oocyte zinc finger protein XlCOF22-like isoform X1, with the protein MKFIISRDYTISSLRMQDGRHVTKRLLHLMMKTFYLLTGESFPPVKSDDDVTITVPPSHSLTSEGLDKQKILEATRKMIELLTGEVPVRYQDVTIYFSMEEWQYMEEHQDLYKDAMMEDHQNFTNVKMEHQNFGLDEAVLRVTLEIISLLTGQSFPPVMSGDHVTIPHFLISEGHKQKILEVTRKMMELLTGEVPIRCQDVTVYFSMEEWQYIEGHQDLYKDAMMVDYKTLTTPARCPGISNLPEYRIAPSTNHVTENYVIMPDSPGRSSSIPPASPYPRNPGESHAAAQKDKKFPCRECGKCFINRYKLDVHKRIHTGKKPYPCQECGKCFLLKGQLTAHQKSHSGLKPYSCSECGKQFARQSCLSLHERTHTGEKPYPCLECGKCFSVQSALQVHKRTHTGEKPYLCSECGKQFALKPHLLLHQRTHTGERPYSCTECGKSFQSPSAFQAHRRTHTGEKPYVCSECGKQFGTKPHLTAHQRTHTGERPYPCAECGKSFRGQSAFQAHERTHTGDKPFLCSECGKRFTTKPHLLSHQRTHTGEKPYSCPECGKQFAQLSTLTSHRQTHTGVKQFFCTECGKSFKSKAGFSRHRHVTQMWPVPFFC; encoded by the exons AGATTACACTATctcatcactgaggatgcaggaCGGGCGTCACGTTACCAAAAGGTTGTTACACCTCATGATGAAGACCTTCTACTTactgaccggagag AGTTTTCCTCCAGTGAAATCTGATGATGATGTGACCATCACAGTGCCCCCATCTCACTCCCTGACATCTGAGGGACTTGacaagcagaagattctggaaGCCACCAGGAAGATGATTGAgctactgacaggagag GTTCCTGTTAGGTATCAGGATGTCACCATCTATTTTTCCATGGAAGAGTGGCAATATATGGAAGaacaccaggacctctacaaggacgccaTGATGGAGGATCACCAGAACTTCACTAATGTCAAGATGGAACACCAGAACTTTGGCTTGGATGAGGCCGTTTTGAGAGTCACGCTGGAGATCATCAGCTTGCTTACCGGGCAg AGTTTTCCTCCAGTGAtgtctggtgatcatgtgaccatcccTCACTTCCTGATATCTGAGGGACacaagcagaagattctggaagtcaccaggaagatgatggagctgctgacaggagag GTTCCAataaggtgtcaggatgtcaccgtctatttctccatggaggagtggcagtatatagaaggacaccaggacctctacaaggacgccaTGATGGTGGACTACAAGACCCTCACtacaccgg CGCGCTGTCCTGGCATCAGCAATCTCCCGGAGTATCGCATCGCCCCATCGACAAACCATGTGACTGAGAATTATGTCATCATGCCAGACAGTCCAGGGAGAAGCTCCAGtattcctcccgcctccccctatCCTCGCAACCCCGGGGAGTCTCATGCTGCAGCTCAAAAAGACAAGAAGTTTCCCTGtcgtgagtgtgggaaatgctttataAACAGATACAAACTTGATGTGCATAAGAGAATTCACACAGGGAAGAAGCCGTATCCATGCcaggagtgtgggaaatgcttcctGTTGAAAGGTCAGCTTACTGCACATCAGAAATCTCACTCTGGCCTCAAGCCCTActcgtgttcagagtgtgggaaacagtTTGCTCGCCAATCATGCCTTAGCTTGCATGAGAGAACTCAtacaggtgagaagccctatcccTGCTTAGAGTGCGGGAAATGCTTTAGTGTTCAGTCTGCCCTTCAAGTGCATAAAAGGACACACACAGGGGAAAAGCCATATttgtgttctgagtgtgggaaacaatTTGCTTTAAAACCACATCTCCTCTTGCACCAGAGAACGCACACAGGGGAAAGGCCGTAttcctgtactgagtgtgggaaatcatttCAATCTCCGTCTGCTTTTCAAGCACACAGGAGgactcacactggggagaagccatatgtatgttcagagtgtgggaaacagtTTGGTACTAAGCCACATCTAACTGCTCATCAGAGAACGCACACTGGGGAAAGGCCATAcccctgtgctgagtgtgggaaaagctttCGCGGTCAGTCTGCTTTCCAGGCACATGAAAGGACTCACACAGGAGACAAGCCGTTCctgtgttctgagtgtgggaaacggtTTACTACAAAGCCACATCTCCTCTCACATCAGAGAACGCACACGGGGGAGAAGCCATACtcctgtcctgagtgtgggaaacagtTTGCTCAACTATCCACTCTTACCTCACACAGGCAGACTCACACTGGGGTAAAGCAGTTCTTttgtacagagtgtgggaaatcttttaaATCAAAAGCTGGGTTTTCCAGGCATCGGCATGTCACACAAATGTGGCCTGTGCCATTCTTTTGCTGA